TGCATTCATTATCTAATTCATTAATTGATGCTTTACTCATTAATTTCCCAATAATTCTCTTCTTCAGATTATTAGCCATATTATGCGAGTGTAGTATTGGTATTGGCATCTGTGAACCAACACATAGTCTCTTAACGAGATCAACGGCACTCCTCAGTGATAAACCATAACCAACACTAACATAGGTTGGCTTACTTGGCGCGCATTGTATTGCCCAACCAATAACCTCGTCAGTACTTATATCAAGTATCGGGCCCTCAACTCTATCCACCCTACCATACAATAACGACTTAGCGACACCAATAGTTGGTATGTGCATACATACACCGAAGTGGCTAGCAATACCGAGTCTATACGGGTGTGCTCTGCCATGACCATCAATGAGGATTACCTGGGACTTAGTCCTTAACCTAAGGTATGCATTTACCACAGGCTTCAACTCCCTGAAGGAGAGTAGGGTTGGTACATAGGGAAAGTATATTGGACCAATCCAACAACTCCACTCAATAATCAACGACTTACTTATGGAATACGTACTAGCTACTGAAACTCCAATTTCCGTACTTCCGCGGTTAATATATGCAACATCAATACCTGTTACTAAGTCAACACTATCAATACTGATTAAATCATCCTCAATAACCCTACCAGCCAACGCTGTCTGTATCTTTCTAGCAATCTCAAGATGAAATCCCTTAGGCACCTTGGACCTCACGTAGCCTTCACTAGGTCCTCTCGATATTCTCATAGTAACCTCCTTAATCTGTTAATATCTATGGAGAATGCCTTGAAACCCAACCTCCTAAGCTCAAGTGCACCCCACCTACTGCTCAAACCCTTACTGCAGTATAGTACGTACAACCTGTCCCTACCCAGTGATTCTACCGTACTTACTAACTTATCAACACTGGCATTTATAGCACCTGGGTAATGCCACGTCTCGTACTCACTCCTGCTCCTTAGGTCAATGACCACGGCGTTCTCGGGCACGTGATTAATCTCCACATCGCTAGTACTCATCATTAACTCATTAATGACCTTCTTAGCCGAACTAACTCTCAACACCACAGCACCACTCACCAGGTTATTAATGAGACCTTGATCAAGCTTTCTCAACTCATTATTTAACTCATCGACTGTAACCTTTGTCCTGGGCTTCTCTGAGAATATGGCGCAGAACTCCTCAGTCCTCATGGACTCCTCATAAGTCCCTATCCTCCTCGCGTAATTCATTATGTCATCCTTATCAAGTCCGATTAATGGCCTATATACAGGTAAGTCAATGCCATGCTCAATAGCCATTAGATTATGGAGAGTCTGTGATGATACCTGCCCCAGGGACTCACCGGTCACGAGACCTAGCGCACCTATCGACTTAGCAATCTTAGACGCAATCTCATAGAGTATCCTCTTAAACAATACACTCCATATGTGTGGATTTGCCTTAGCCCTAAACTCGCTAATTAATGACGAGCAATCAATTATGAAGAGCCTCGGATCATAACCAATGGACCACCTACTAAATAATGCATGTGAAACCCTGAGAAAATTAATCACATCAATTGGATAGGCCAATGAGCAGAATAATGCGTTGACATAGGAACCCCTCCTCATCATGAACCAGGCAGCCACGGGTGAATCAAAACCACCAGATATTAACGCCAGTAACTTACCCTCAGAGCCAAGCGGTAAACCACCAGGGCCATTAATCACCTCAGTGAAGAGGTATGCCTTGTCATTCCTAATTTCGATAAATAATTCAATATTCGGACTCTTAAGATCAACACCGGCACTAAACGGTTTCAAGGCAGCACCAATGGCCTTAGCCACATCCATTGAGTTGAAGTTATGTGAACCAACCCTATGAACCCTAACAGCAAATCTCCTACCCCTAATCAATTCGCTCCACTCCTTAACGGTGGCATTAACAATATCATTTAATTCCTTAAATTCATAAGCCTTAACTGGAGATAATGACCTAACACCAAAAACTCTACTAATTACGTCAATACTATCCTTAATCTTATCATCGGGAACCTCAACAAACAACCTACCCTGAGACCTAGTGACCCTGGCATCAATACTAATACTCCTCAATCCACTAAGTATGTGATGCATGAGTAATCTCTCCATTAACGACCTAGTGCCGGACCTCTTAATCGCAACTTCACCATACCTAACCAGTATTAATGCCATACAACAACTAACAATTATGAGTAGGCATTATGAAATAAAAATCTACCTCATCATTAATCAATGACCTCCAATACCTTAATCCTTCAATATAATTACTACTTACGTTGCAAATCATCAATAACATAAAACGGTTGATGAAAGACGATGGGCCTTTAGGGTAAGGGAATCAGCAAAGACCAATTTCATCAACCCTCAGTCCCGTGGAGGCACATCACTAAGTAAGTTGTATGAAGGTGGTTCTTAAGTCTTCATGAAAAAGGAACTCTGATAATCATTACGAAAACCAAAAGGGCTAAATTCCTTAGGTAATGTATTTACCCAGCCCCGCTGGCGTGGGCCGACCGAGTTGGGATTAACCCACCGATGAGGCTGTGCTCCTCCAACGCGGGGCACATTTGGTTTTATAACCGTAACGGCTGTAGTGGTATTGTTTCCTCGGTTGAGCCATTACCCGTTATTGTCAGTATGTCAATGCCATCCCCAGAGACTGGGTCCCTGGATATACTTTGGTTTATTGCCTTAATGGCTAAATCCCTGGCCTCCTTAATACTCATTCCTGGCTTATAATTACTCTCGAGTATTGCGATTGCCAGTTTTGTCCCTGTGCCAACGGCTGCATAGTCATCCTCAATCAATGAACCAAGCGCATCCATTATGAAGAGGTGTGGCCCCTCATCATCGATACCACCAACGAGAACCTCCACGAAGTATGGTAATATCCTATTAGAGAATAGTACGTATGATAAGAGTTTAGCCGCAGATCTAATGCTGGGTCTTGTCTTTGTGTCTAGGGAATAGAGCGACATGTACGCCTTAGCTATCTTAGTGAGCACTTGCATATCAGCCAGTATTCCTATTGAGGCCATGCCAATATTGTCATTAACCTTAAACACCTTCTTACCAGACCTACTGAACATCGTGAATCCATAGGCAACCCTCTTCTCGGCAGCCAGCACAACGCCGTCACTTGCCTTAATCCCAACCGCAGTTCCCGTTATTAATTCCTCAATTGATGACATCAAAACAATTATTGGGCGTTCCCTTTAAAAAGTTATACCTAGTGGCATTTACTGTGAGCACACTCGTTAGGGATGAGGATGACATTCACGTGGAGTGCGATATGGACTATAGTAAGTACGTGATTAATGGGATTAACTACGTACCATGCATAATAAGGGTTAACGAACTTAGTAAAATCATGGATGTACTAATGAATTATGTAAAGGGCGACCACGTACTTAACCAATTAATGATCAGGGTTGTTAATGATAATGAGTTAAGGATTGATATGCCGATCACGATAATGAATAGCGGTAAGTCCCTTGGTGAGGTAATTAATGAATTAATATACTTAATAATTGGTATTAGGCATTGCCTACATTTCATTGAGGTAAAGCATTAAAGAATTATCGT
This is a stretch of genomic DNA from Vulcanisaeta moutnovskia 768-28. It encodes these proteins:
- a CDS encoding endonuclease V; protein product: MRISRGPSEGYVRSKVPKGFHLEIARKIQTALAGRVIEDDLISIDSVDLVTGIDVAYINRGSTEIGVSVASTYSISKSLIIEWSCWIGPIYFPYVPTLLSFRELKPVVNAYLRLRTKSQVILIDGHGRAHPYRLGIASHFGVCMHIPTIGVAKSLLYGRVDRVEGPILDISTDEVIGWAIQCAPSKPTYVSVGYGLSLRSAVDLVKRLCVGSQMPIPILHSHNMANNLKKRIIGKLMSKASINELDNECRISMSNYL
- the thiI gene encoding tRNA uracil 4-sulfurtransferase ThiI, with product MALILVRYGEVAIKRSGTRSLMERLLMHHILSGLRSISIDARVTRSQGRLFVEVPDDKIKDSIDVISRVFGVRSLSPVKAYEFKELNDIVNATVKEWSELIRGRRFAVRVHRVGSHNFNSMDVAKAIGAALKPFSAGVDLKSPNIELFIEIRNDKAYLFTEVINGPGGLPLGSEGKLLALISGGFDSPVAAWFMMRRGSYVNALFCSLAYPIDVINFLRVSHALFSRWSIGYDPRLFIIDCSSLISEFRAKANPHIWSVLFKRILYEIASKIAKSIGALGLVTGESLGQVSSQTLHNLMAIEHGIDLPVYRPLIGLDKDDIMNYARRIGTYEESMRTEEFCAIFSEKPRTKVTVDELNNELRKLDQGLINNLVSGAVVLRVSSAKKVINELMMSTSDVEINHVPENAVVIDLRSRSEYETWHYPGAINASVDKLVSTVESLGRDRLYVLYCSKGLSSRWGALELRRLGFKAFSIDINRLRRLL
- a CDS encoding proteasome subunit beta translates to MSSIEELITGTAVGIKASDGVVLAAEKRVAYGFTMFSRSGKKVFKVNDNIGMASIGILADMQVLTKIAKAYMSLYSLDTKTRPSIRSAAKLLSYVLFSNRILPYFVEVLVGGIDDEGPHLFIMDALGSLIEDDYAAVGTGTKLAIAILESNYKPGMSIKEARDLAIKAINQSISRDPVSGDGIDILTITGNGSTEETIPLQPLRL